Within Streptomyces sp. NBC_00704, the genomic segment CCCCGGTTCCAGCGCCACCAGGGCCGCCGCCGAGTTCAGCAGGACGGCGTCGCGCACCGGGCCGGTCTCGCCCTCCAGCAGCCGGCGGGCGACCTCCGCGTTGTACGAGGGGTCGCCGCCGCGCAGCGCCTCGACCGGGACGAGGGCGAGGCCGACGTCGCGCGGGTCGAAGCTCTCCTCGGTGACCTTGCCGTCGCGCACGACCCACACGCGCGAGGTGGCCGTGGTGGTCAGCTCGTCGAGGCCGTCGTCGCCGCGGAAGACCAGCGAGGAGTTTCCCCGCTCGGCGAAGACGCCGGCGACGACCGGCGCCATGCGGGGGTCGGCGACCCCGACCGCCTGGGCGGCCACCCTGGCCGGGTTGGTCAGCGGACCGAGCACGTTGAACACCGTGCGGATGCCGAGCTGCCCGCGCGCGGCGCCCACATGGCGCAGCGCCGGATGGAACTTGACCGCGAAGCAGAAGGTGATCCCGGCCTCCTGGGCGACCTCCTGCACCCGCTTCGGGGTCAGCTCCAGATTGACGCCGAGCTTCTCCAGGACGTCCGAGGCGCCGGACGCGGAGGACGCGGCCCGGTTGCCGTGCTTGACGACCGTGGCGCCCGCGCCGGCGACGACGATCGCCGACATCGTGGAGATGTTGACGGTCTTCGCGCCGTCGCCGCCCGTGCCGACGATGTCGACGGTCGGACCCGGCACCTCGATCAGGTTGGCGTGCTCGTACATCGCGCGGACCAGGCCGTTGATCTCGGCGACGGTCTCGCCCTTGGCGCGCAGCGCCACCACGAACCCGGCGATCTGGGCGTCGGTCGCCTCGCCGCGCATGATCCGGTCCAGCGCCCAGAACGTGGCGTCCGCGTCCTGGTCGCGGCCGTACAGCAGGCCGTTCAGCACCTCGGGCCAGGAACGGCCCGCCGCGGTGTCGCCTCCAGCGGGGGTCACAGCGCTCATAGCCGCTCCTGCGTGTGTCGTCGTGAGTCGTGCTTCATACGTCGTGCGTCGTGCTTCGCCGGCCGGTGTGCGGCGCGGGACCCGGGGGCCGCGTCGCCGGCCGCGAGTCGTGGAACACGGTGAACCCCACCCTATCCAGCCGCGGGCACGGCACAGGGCCCCGTCCGGCAACCGGACGGGGCCCTGTGCGTGGCGTGGCGACGCCCGGGCGATCAGTGGTGGCCGTGGCCGCTCGTGATCTCCTTGTACTCCTCGACGGTGGGCTTCGGGATCTGCTGGTCCTCGCCGAAGTACGCTTCGCTGATCTTGGCGCGGAGCTTCTCCTTGCCCGTGACCTTGCGCTCGACGCCGTTGTCGTCGACGGTGGCGCCGATCGCGGCCGGCGCGTACTGCTCGTGCGCGGTCAGGGTGTGCAGCTGCTCCTGGCTGAGCGGCTCGTGGATCTCGATGAACTCACCGTGCGGCAGGCGCTTGATGGTGCCGGTCTCGCGACCGTGCAGCACCTTGTCCTTGTCGCGACGCTGCAGGCCGAGACAGATCCGCTTGGTGGCGATGTACGCGATGGCCGGTCCGGCGAAGAAGAAGATCCGGACGAACCAGGTGATCGCGTTGATCGACAGGTGGAAGTGGGTGGCCCAGAGGTCGTTGCCACCGCCCACCAGCATGATCATGTACATCGTGACCCAGGCGACGCCCAGCGCCGTACGGGTCGGGGCGTTGCGCGGGCGGTCCAGGATGTGGTGCTCGCGCTTGTCGCCGGTGATCCACGCCTCGATGAAGGGGTAGAGCGCCAGCAGGGCGAGCAGGACGCCGAACAGCACCAGCGGGATGAACACGCCCAGGACCAGGGTGTGGCCCCAGAAGTTGATCTCCCAGCCCGGCATGAAGCGGATCAGGCCTTCGGCGAAGCCCATGTACCAGTCGGGCTGGGCGCCGGTCGACACCTGGTCCGGACGGTAGGGGCCCATGGCCCAGATCGGGTTGATCTGCGCCACGGCCGCGATGGCCGCGATCACGCCGAAGACCAGGAAGAAGAAGCCTCCGGCCTTGGCCATGTACACCGGCAGCAGCGGCATGCCCACGACGTTCTTGTTGCTCTTGCCGGGGCCCGCGAACTGCGTGTGCTTGTGGTAGAAGACCAGGATCAGGTGGCCCACCATCAGGCCCAGCATGATGCCCGGCAGCAGCAGGATGTGGATCGAGTAGAACCGGGCCACGAAGTCGTGGCCGGGGAACTCGCCGCCGAACAGGAACATCGAGATGTACGTGCCGACGATCGGCATCGACAGGATCGCGCCCTGCGTGAAGCGCACACCGGTGCCGGAGAGCAGGTCGTCCGGGAGCGAGTAACCGGTGAATCCGGTGAACATGCCCAGGACGAACAGCAGGAAGCCGAACAGCCAGTTGACCTCACGCGGCTTGCGGAACGCACCCGTGAAGAACACGCGCATCATGTGCACGAACATGCCGGCGAGGAAGATCAGCGCCGCCCAGTGGTGGATCTGCCGGATGAGCAGACCGCCGCGCACGTCGAAGGAGATGTGCAGGGTCGAGCTGAACGCCTCGGACATCAGCTGTCCCTGGAGCGGGACGTAGCTGCCGTGGTACTCCACCTCGTTCATCGACGGGTGGAAGAACAGCGTCAGATACACACCCGTCAGGATGATGATGATGAAGCTGTACATGCACACTTCGCCCAACATGAACGACCAGTGGTCGGGGAAGATCTTGCGCATGTTCGCCTTGGCGAGGGAGTAGATCCCCAGCCGGCCGTCGGCCCAGTCGGCGATGCGCTCGCCGGCCGGGGCCTTCCCGCGTTCGCGGGTCACGGCGCTGTCGTGGTTCTCTGTCGTGCTCATCCGCGCTCCCAGAAAGCAGGACCGACGGGCTCTTCGAAGTCGCCGAGCGCCTGAAGGTAGCCCTCGTCGTTCACGCCGATGCGCAGCTGCGGCAGGGCGTGACCGGCGGGGCCGAAGATCACTCGGGCACCGTCGGAGAGGTCGAAGGTGGACTGGTGGCAGGGGCACAGCACGTGGTGCGTCTGCTGCTCGTACAGGGAGATCGGGCAACCGACGTGGGTGCAGATCTTCGAGTACGCCACGATGCCCTCGTGCGACCACTCGAGTTCGCGCTTGTCCTTGATGTTGTCCGGCTGCAACCGGACGATCATCAGGGCCGCCTTGGCGATCTCGTTCTGGAAGTCCTCGTCGTGCTCCTCCAGGCCCTCGGGCTTGGCGAAGGTGAGAGAACCGACGGCCACGTCCGACGGACGCAGCGGCTCGTTCGTGTTCATGTTGACGAGCAGCTTGCCCTTGGCCCACAGCGTGTGACGCAGCTTGTCCTCGGGCAGCGGGCCGAGGTCGCGCAGCAGCACGACACCGGACAGCGGCACCAGGGCGACCGCGCCGAACAGCGTGTTGCGGATCAGCTTGCGGCGGCCGAGCGCGGACTCCTTGGCGCCCTGCCGGAAGTCCGCGTGGACCTTGGCACGGACCTCGGGGTCGGCGGCGATCGGGTGGCGCTCGTCGGCGACCTCGACGTCCGACATCAGGGTGCGGGCCCAGTGGACCGCGCCGGCGCCGATGGTGAACAGCGCCGTGCCCAGGGTCAGGCCCAGCGCGAAGTTCAGCGCGCTGAGGTGGCCGATCGGGAACACGAAGACCGACTTGTCGGCGGGGATCGCCACGTACGAGGCGATGAACCCGACCGTGGCCAGCATCGACAGCGTGAACAGGAAGGCGACCGCACGCTCGGACCGCTTGGCGGCCCGCTCGTCGATGTCCTGGACGCGGTGCTCGTGGGGCGGCAGGCCGGGGTCCGCGAACGGGTTCTTCTCGTCCGCGACGTCTACCGCGCCGTGCTCGTGGTGTCCTGCGGACTGCTCGGCAGGCAGGTTCTCTTCTGGAATGTCTTGGCTACTCATGACTTCTTGGCCTTTGCGGTCCGAGCGGCGACCCAGACGGCGACCGCGATCAGTGCGCCGAGACCGAAGATCCAGGCGAACAGGCCCTCACTGACCGGCCCGAGACCGCCCAGCTCCAGACCACCGGGGTTGTCGGTGTCGCTGCTGTTGACCGCGTGCAGGTACGCGATGATGTCCTTCTTGTTCTGCTCCGACAGCGTGGTGTCGGGGAAGGAGGGCATGTTCTGCGGGCCGGTCTGCATGGCCTCGTAGAGGTGCTTCGGGTCCACGTCCTCCAGGGTCGGAGCGAACTTGCCCTTGGTGAGGGCGCCGCCCTTTCCGGTGAAGTTGTGGCACTGCGCGCAGTTGGTGCGGAACAGTTCGCCGCCCTTGGCGATGTCCGCGCCCTCCGGACCGTACTCGGCCTTGGTGGGAACGGCCGGGCCGGAGCCGAGGGAGGCGATGTACGCGGCGAGCTGGTCGATCTCGGCCTGCGTGTAGATGTTCTTCTTCTTCACCACCTGCGGGCCCTGGGAGGTCGCCGCCGGCATGCGGCCGGTGCCGACCTGGAAGTCGACGGCCGCGGCGCCCACGCCGACCAGGCTCGGACCGTCGGAGGTGCCCTGACCGCCGGTGCCGTGGCAGCTGGCGCAGCCGACGGCGTAGAGCTTCTTGCCCTCGTCGATCGTGAGGGACTGGGCGCTGTCGTCTGCCTGCGCCTTGCTCGCGGGCGCGAACGCGGCGTACAGCCCCCCTGTGCATGCCAGCGCGAGGAGTAGGACGACGAGCGCCGCCAGCGGATGGCGTCGTCGTGCGGAGAGCTTTTTCACGGATTACCCCGGTGTCAGGATCTTCTGCGTCGATGCTTGTGGAGGTGCGGGAGCGGGCCCCGGCTACTTGATCAGGTAGATCGTGGCGAAGAGGCCGATCCAGACGACATCGACGAAGTGCCAGTAGTAGGACACGACGATGGCCGCGGTCGCCTGCTCGTGGGTGAACCTCTTGGCCGCGTAGGTGCGCCCGAGGACGAACAGGAAGGCGATGAGGCCGCCCGTCACGTGCATGCCGTGGAAGCCGGTGGTCAGGTAGAACACCGAGCCGTACGGATCCGAGGAGAGCGAGAGCCCGTCCTTCTTCACCAGCTCGGTGTACTCGTAGATCTGACCGCCGATGAAGATCGCACCCATGATGAAGGTGACGATGAACCACATCCGCAGCTTCTTCACGTCACCGCGCTCGGCGGCGAAGACGCCGAGCTGGCAGGTGAGCGAGGAGAGCACCAGGATCGTGGTGTTCGTGGCCGAGAACGGGAGGTTCAGGGCCTCGGCCATCTCCTTCCAGTGATCAGGACCCGTCACCGATCGCAGGGTGAAGTACATCGCGAAGAGGGCCGCGAAGAACATCAGCTCGGAACTCAGCCAGATGATGGTTCCGACGCTGGTGAGGTTCGGTCGATTGACCGACGGGTGCGCGTGCCCGGTGTCTACTGTCGTTGCTGTCGCCACGACCGACATTATGTCGGTCCCTTATCCCGCCCTCACTCCGGGGGGTGCCGTTCGGAGTGTTCGCACCGTGTGTACTGCCCGTATGGCCCATCGAAGCCGTGTTCCAAGCGGTGTTGGGGCGGTGGGTGAGGGAGTAGCATCCGCGGCATCGGTTCTGTCCGTACGACACTGATGTCACGGAGGAAGCATGCAGGCGACCGCCACGGTGCTGGTCTACAGCGACGACTCCAACACGCGGGAGCAGGTACGGCTCGCGACCGGCCGCAGGCCCGCGCCGGACGTCCCCGTGGTGGAGTTCCTGGAGTGCGCGACGCCCGCCGCCGTGCAGCGCGAGCTGGACCGGGGCGGCATCGACGTCGTCGTCCTGGACGGCGAGGCCGCTCCCATGGGGGGCATGGGGCTGTGCCGTCAGCTCAAGGACGAGGTGTTCCGCTGCCCGCCGGTGCTGCTGCTGATCGGGCGGCCCCAGGACGCCTGGCTCGCCACCTGGAGCCGGGCCGACGCGGCCGTGACGCTGCCTGTGGAGCCCGTGGAGTTCGCTCAGGCCCTCGCGTCCCTCCTGCGGACGAAGAGGCTTCAGCAGAGCGCGTAGCGCCTGCCGGGGCGGGATGCGGCCGCGGCGCGGACCCGGGTCCGGGGCCGTCCGCCGCGTCCGCCCGCGCAGCCGTGCCGGTCACGGCCCCGCGGCTCCCGGCCCCGCGCTTTCGGCGGCGCGTGCACGGCGCCTACACGGCCGCCGGGCTCAGCCGCGCCGTCTCCTGGCCGGTCTGCTGCTTGCCGCCGGTCAGCGCGCTGCCGGTGGTCCAGTTCTTCCAGTCCAGGTTCCAGTCGCCGAAGCCGTTGCCGAACGTCTCCATCGTGTCGCCGTTGCTGTTGACGACCTGGACGACGTCGCCCTGGCGGATGTGGTCGAAGAACCACTGGGCGTTGGACGTGCTCATGCCCGTGCAGCCGTGGCTGACGTTCTCGTAGCCCTGGGAGCCCACGGACCAGGGGGCGGCGTGGACGTACTCGCCGCTCCAGGTGACGCGGGTGGCGTAGTAGACGGGCAGGTCGTAGGAGTCCGCGGAGCCCTCCGCGATGCCGACGGTGGTCCCGCGCATCCGTACGAAGTACTCCTTGCCCAGGACGACCTTGACGCCGTTGCGGGTCTCGAAGCCGGGCTTGCCGGTGGTGACGGGGATCTGCTGGATCTCCTCGTTGTTCTTGAACACCGACAGGGAGTGCGCCGCGGCGTCCGTCACGGCGATGACGCGGTCCCCGATGGTGAGTTTCAGCTCCTTGGCCGGGCCGCCCCACAGCCGGTCGCTGATCTTGATGCCGTCGAGGTTGCTGCGCACGCGGACGGTGGCGTGGGCGGGCCAGTAGTCCTTGGGCCGGTAGTGGAGTTCCTTGTCGTCCACCCAGTACCAGGCGCCCTGCACGGACGGCGACGAGGTGACCTTGAGGCCGCGTTCGACGACGGCCCGCTGGGCGGGGTCCTTCACGGGCTGGTCGAGCTTGGCGGTGACGGGCTGGCCGACGCCGTACTCGCCGGCGTCGGGGCCGAACTGGACCGCCAGCCGCTTCTTGCTGGTGGGCTTGCCGGTGTCGAAGGCGAGGACCCGGCGGCCGGGCGCTCCGTCGTCGTCCTCGGTGCTCACCCGGACGGTGTAGTGGGCTCCTGCGGCCAGCGGCTCGGTGCTGTGCCAGCGGCTGCCGTCGGCGGCGAGTTCGCCCGCGAGGTAGCGGCCTGTGGCGTCCACGGCGGTGACGTCCGTGATGCGGTCGTCGTCCTCGGCGGTGATCTGCAGGGGCTTGTCCGGGTCGGCCTTCTCGCCGTCCCCGTCGGGAGTGTTGAAGGAGATCTGGTCCGTCGCGTCGTAGGGGCGCGCGGAGAGCGGGTCGTCGTCCGAGCCGCAGGCGCTTGCGACCGCGCCCAGGGCGATCACCAGCAGGGTGCAGCCGACGACGGTGCGAGGGCGTGGTTGGTGGCTCATGGCTTCACGCTAGGGAGCCGGGTCGGCGGCGGCGCGCTGAGTGACACGGACGGCGGACGCCCGGTACGGCAAAAGCGTGAGCCCGGACCCTCCTGACGGAGTGTCCGGGCTCATGCGGGGTGGTGCGCGTGCTACTGGGTGCGGTTCTCACCGCGGTAGTACTCGAAGACCCAGCCCCACAGGCCGATCATGATCACCGGGACGGAGAAGTAGAGCACCCACCAACCGACCGCGACACCGAGGAAGGCCAGGGCGCCGCCGACGGCGAGCGACAGCGGCTGCCAGCTGTGCGGGCTGAAGAAGCCCACCTCGCCGGCGTCGTCCGCGACGTCCGCCTCCTTGTTGTCCTGCGCGCCCGCGTCGACCCGCCGGGCGGTGAAGCCCAGGTAGAAGCCGACCATGATGCTCAGGCCGAAGGCCAGGAAGAGGGCCGTGGTGCCGGCCGGCTCCTTCGACCAGACGCCGTAGACGGTCGCCATGACAAGGAGGAAGACGCTCAGCCAGACGAACATCTTGCCCTGGATCTTCACTTGCCGGCCTCCTTGCTGCCCGCGATGGCGCTGGCGCCGTGGCCGCTGTGCTCCAGCTGCTCGAGCGCGGCGACCTCCGGGTGGTGCAGGTCGAACGCCGGGGATTCACTGCGGATCCGCGGCAGGGTGAGGAAGTTGTGGCGCGGCGGCGGGCAGGACGTGGCCCACTCCAGGGAGCGGCCGTAACCCCACGGGTCGTCGACGCCGACCGGCTTGCCGTACTTGGCGGTCTTCCACACGTTGTAGAAGAACGGCAGGACGGACAGGCCGAGGACGAACGAGCTGATCGTCGAGATCGTGTTCAGGGCGGTGAACCCGTCCGCGGCCAGGTAGTCCGCGTAACGGCGCGGCATGCCTTCGGCACCCAGCCAGTGCTGGACCAGGAAGGTGCCGTGGAAGCCGATGAACAGCGTCCAGAAGGTGATCTTGCCGAGGCGCTCGTCGAGCATCTTGCCGGTCATCTTCGGCCACCAGAAGTGGAAGCCGGAGAACATCGCGAAGACGACGGTGCCGAAGACGACGTAGTGGAAGTGCGCCACCACGAAGTACGAGTCGGACACGTGGAAGTCCATCGGCGGCGAGGCCAGGATGACGCCGGTCAGACCGCCGAAGGTGAAGGTGATCAGGAAGCCCGTCGCCCACAGCATCGGCGTCTCGAAGGACAGGGAGCCCTTCCACATGGTGCCGATCCAGTTGAAGAACTTCACGCCGGTCGGCACGGCGATGAGGAACGTCATGAAGGAGAAGAACGGCAGCAGCACGCCTCCGGTGACGTACATGTGGTGCGCCCACACCGTCACGGACAGACCGGCGATGGAGATCGTCGCGGCGACCAGGCCCATGTAGCCGAACATCGGCTTGCGGGAGAAGACCGGGATGACCTCGGAGATGATGCCGAAGAACGGCAGGGCGATGATGTACACCTCTGGATGGCCGAAGAACCAGAAGAGGTGCTGCCAGAGCAACGCCCCTCCGTTCGCGGCATCGAAGACGTGTGCCCCGAATTTCCGATCCGCCTCCAGCGCGAACAGCGCGGCGGCGAGGACGGGGAAGGCGAGCAGGACCAGGACGGCCGTCAGCAGCACGTTCCACACGAAGATCGGCATGCGGAACATCGTCATGCCGGGAGCGCGCATGCAGATGATCGTGGTGATGAAGTTGACCGCGCCGAGGATGGTGCCGAAGCCGGAGAAGGCCAGGCCCATGATCCACAGGTCGGCGCCGATGCCCGGGGAGCGGACGGCGTCCGACAGCGGGCTGTAGGCGAACCAGCCGAAGTCGGCGGCGCCCTGCGGGGTGAGGAAGCCGCCCACGGCGATGGTCGAGCCGAACAGGTAGAGCCAGTAGGCGAACATGTTCAGCCGCGGGAACGCCACGTCGGGCGCGCCGATCTGGAGCGGCATGATCCAGTTCGTGAAGCCGGCGAACAGCGGCGTCGCGAACATCAGCAGCATGATCGTGCCGTGCATCGTGAACGCTTGGTTGAACTGCTCGTTCGACATGAGCTGCAGGCCCGGACGGGCCAGCTCGGCGCGCATGAGGAGTGCCATGACGCCGCCGATGCAGAAGAACGCGAACGACGTGACCAGGTACAGCGTACCGATGGTCTTGTGGTCGGTGGTCGTCAGCCACTTCACCACGACGTTGCCGGGCTGCTTGCGCCTGACCGGCAGCTCGTTCTCGTACGAGTCCTCAGCTGCGGAGGCACCCTGGGGTTCGTTGAGGATGCTCACAGGACGTTCGACTCCCGGTTCTTCTCGGGGCCGGTCTGCTCGATGCCGGCCGGCACGTACCCGGTCTGCCCGTTCTTGGCGAGGTCCTTCAGGTGCTGCTCGTAGCGCTCCGGGGAGACGACCTTCACGTTGAAGAGCATCCGGGAGTGGTCGACGCCGCACAGCTCGGCACACTTGCCCAGGAAGGTGCCCTCGCGGTTGGGGGTGACCTGGAACGAGTTGGTGTGACCCGGGATGACGTCCTGCTTCATGAGGAACGGCACCACCCAGAAGGAGTGGATGACGTCACGCGAGGTGAGGACGAAGCGGACCGTCTGACCCTTGGGGAGCCAGAGGGTCGGGCCCGGGTTGTGGGTCTGCGGGTTCCGCTCACCGGGGGTGCCGCAGGTGTAGACGCCGCCCGCGTCGGACGGGAAGTCCTTCTTGTACCGGTCCGGGATCGCGGCCAGGTTCGCGTCGGTCGTCGCGTTCCCCTGGGAACCGTCGACCTTCTCGATGTAGTTGAAGCACCAGCTCCACTGGAAGCCGACCACGTTGACCGTGACGTCGGGCTTCTTGTCGAGGCTCAGCAGCTTCGACTCGTCGCGGGCGGTGAAGTAGAACAGCACCGAGACGATGATGATCGGCACGACCGTGTACAGCGCCTCGATGGGCATGTTGTACCGGGTCTGCGGAGGGATTTCGACCTTTGTGCGGCTGCGCCGGTGGAAGAAAGCACTCCACAGGATCAGGCCCCACACCAGCACGCCGGTGGCCAGCGCGGCGGCCCACGAGCCCTGCCACAGGGAGAGGATCCGCGGAGCCTCTTCTGTGACCGGGGTGGGCATGCCAAGGCGGGGGAAGTCCTTGTATGTGCAACCGGTGGCGGTCGCCAGGACCAGGCCCGCGGTCATTGCCTGCAGCAGCTTCCGCCGCATCGGGCGCCGCGGCGAGCGGTCGGAGCCGTTGGGACTCACGTAGCGCCTTCCCGAGAGTCTCGCCCGCGCGGTTGGCTGCGGCCTGCCTTCTCGCTGGTCGGTCGCCGCCCTGCGTCGGGCAGGGGTTTGGATGTTTATGCGGACCAAACCCTAGCCGACGCCCTCCGGGGGGTCGCGGGGAGGGTGGCATACGCGCCGCGGGTCACCCCGAAGGGGTGGGAAGAGCGCCCGTCGGCGCCTAATAGCTCGTCAATGCGGCTTGTGCGGCGGTTGCGGAACGACGACGGCCGCCGCCCGCGGGCTGCGCCGGGGTGCGGACCGGAGCCGCCCGCGCCCCGGTCCGGCCCCTGCACGTTCTACGGTGGCGGTGTGTCCTACTTCGACGCCGCATCCGCCGCTCCCCTGCATCCCGTCGCCCGCCAGGCGCTGTTGGCCTCGCTCGACGAGGGATGGGCAGACCCCGCACGCCTGTACAGAGAGGGGCGGCGGGCGCGGCTGCTGCTGGACGCGGCACGCGAGGCGACGGCCGAGGCGGTGGGCTGCCGGCCGGACGAACTGACCTTCACGTCCTCCGGAACCCGGGCCGTGCACACCGCGGTCGCGGGCGCGTCGGCCGGACGGCGACGGGTCGGACGTCACCTGATCGTGTCAGCCGTCGAACACTCCTCGGTACTGCATTCGGCCGAGGCGTTCGAGGCCGCGGGCGGCGAGGTGACCCGGGCGCCGGTGACCAGGACCGGCGCGGTCGCCGTCGAGTCGTACGCCGAGGCCCTGCGGTCCGGCACCGCGCTGGCCTGTCTGCAGTCGGCCAACCACGAGGTGGGCACCGAGCAGCCGGTGGCGGCGGTGGCCGAGGCGTGCCGGGCGGCGGGCGTGCCGCTGCTGGTGGACGCGGCGCAGTCGCTGGCGTGGGGGGCGGTGGAGGGGCCCTGGTCGCTGCTGACCGGCAGCGCCCACAAGTGGGGCGGGCCGTCGGGGGTGGGGCTGCTCGTGGTCCGCAAGGGGACGCGGTTCGCCGCTCAGGGGCCGGTGGACGAGCGGGAGTCGGGGCGGGCGGCCGGGTTCGAGAACCTTCCGGCGATCGTGGCCGCGGCGGCCTCGCTGCGGGCGATGCGGGCGGAGGCGGCGGCCGAGGCGGCGCGGCTGCGGGACCTGACGGCACGGATCAGGGAGCGGGTGGCGGACGTCGTCCCGGACGTGGAGGTGGTCGGGGACCCGATCCGGCGGCTGCCCGGGATCGTCACGTTCTCCTGCCTCTACGTCGACGGGGAGGCCCTGCTGCACGAGCTGGACCGGGCGGGCTTCTCCGTCTCGTCCGGTTCGTCGTGCACCAGCAGCACGCTGACGCCCAGCCATGTGCTGCGCGCGATGGGGGTGCTGAGTGAGGGGAATGTGCGGGTTTCCCTGCCGTGGGGAGCCGCCGAGGAGGACGTGGAGAGATTCCTCGCGGTGCTGCCGGGCGCGGTGGCGGGGGTGCGCGACAAGCTCGGGGCGCCGGCGTCCGCCCCCGCCCCCGCGTCGGCTGCTGCGGCGGACGCGGAGGGCGAGGGGCGCGAGGGGCTCGTCGTGGACGCGCTGGGCAGGCGGTGCCCCATCCCCGTCATCGAGCTGGCGAAGGTCATCGGGGACGTGCCGGTCGGCGGCACGGTGCGGGTGCTGTCCGACGACGAGGCGGCCCGGCTCGACATCCCCGCCTGGTGCGAGATGCGCGGGCAGGAGTACCTGGGCGAGGAGCCGGCGGACCGCGGCGCCGTCTACACGGTCCGCCGGACGTCCTGAGTCAGGCCAGGTGCTTGCGGACCTCGGAGGCGGCCTCGTCGCCGTAGGCGGCGGCGAAGCGGTCCATGAAGTGGCCGCGGCGCAGCTGGTACTCCTGCGTGCCGACCGTCTCGATGACGAGGGTCGCGAGCATGCAGCCGATCTGGGCGGCGCGCTCCAGGGAGACGCCCCAGGCCAGACCGGAGAGGAACCCGGCGCGGAAGGCGTCGCCGACGCCGGTGGGCTCGACCTTGCGCTCCTCCTGCGGGCAGCCGACCTCGAT encodes:
- the ctaC gene encoding aa3-type cytochrome oxidase subunit II, yielding MSPNGSDRSPRRPMRRKLLQAMTAGLVLATATGCTYKDFPRLGMPTPVTEEAPRILSLWQGSWAAALATGVLVWGLILWSAFFHRRSRTKVEIPPQTRYNMPIEALYTVVPIIIVSVLFYFTARDESKLLSLDKKPDVTVNVVGFQWSWCFNYIEKVDGSQGNATTDANLAAIPDRYKKDFPSDAGGVYTCGTPGERNPQTHNPGPTLWLPKGQTVRFVLTSRDVIHSFWVVPFLMKQDVIPGHTNSFQVTPNREGTFLGKCAELCGVDHSRMLFNVKVVSPERYEQHLKDLAKNGQTGYVPAGIEQTGPEKNRESNVL
- a CDS encoding cysteine desulfurase/sulfurtransferase TusA family protein; amino-acid sequence: MSYFDAASAAPLHPVARQALLASLDEGWADPARLYREGRRARLLLDAAREATAEAVGCRPDELTFTSSGTRAVHTAVAGASAGRRRVGRHLIVSAVEHSSVLHSAEAFEAAGGEVTRAPVTRTGAVAVESYAEALRSGTALACLQSANHEVGTEQPVAAVAEACRAAGVPLLVDAAQSLAWGAVEGPWSLLTGSAHKWGGPSGVGLLVVRKGTRFAAQGPVDERESGRAAGFENLPAIVAAAASLRAMRAEAAAEAARLRDLTARIRERVADVVPDVEVVGDPIRRLPGIVTFSCLYVDGEALLHELDRAGFSVSSGSSCTSSTLTPSHVLRAMGVLSEGNVRVSLPWGAAEEDVERFLAVLPGAVAGVRDKLGAPASAPAPASAAAADAEGEGREGLVVDALGRRCPIPVIELAKVIGDVPVGGTVRVLSDDEAARLDIPAWCEMRGQEYLGEEPADRGAVYTVRRTS